One segment of Streptomyces bathyalis DNA contains the following:
- a CDS encoding PmoA family protein, with the protein MSTSVPRDHLPVTVTHTHGERIGVEAGGTELMAYVYAPDPVAFEARKPYAHPLRTLAGSTVTGYRPNDHRWHKGLQMTASHLSGQNFWGGNCYVHGEGYLPRPELVGSMRHDGFDAFAVADDRLDFTERLTWVENGGEEWARERRGVALHSVDAASGTYAIDWSIELTNTRGEPLEFGSPTTHGREMAGYTGLQWRGPRDFTGGQVLSPAGPSTDEEMMGQPAGEHPWIAFVGEHDDVDAHSTLVFAHAPGNEESVHASHWFVRSEPIPSVAFSWAFFEEFVLPPGDSFSYRYRILVADGAWDAGGIERRLKAIPW; encoded by the coding sequence ATGAGCACCTCCGTCCCCCGTGATCATCTTCCCGTCACCGTCACGCACACCCACGGCGAGCGCATAGGCGTCGAGGCCGGCGGTACGGAACTGATGGCCTACGTCTACGCCCCCGATCCCGTCGCCTTCGAAGCGCGCAAACCGTACGCGCATCCCCTGCGCACCCTCGCCGGCAGCACGGTCACCGGCTACCGGCCCAACGACCACCGCTGGCACAAGGGCCTCCAGATGACCGCCAGCCATCTGTCGGGCCAGAACTTCTGGGGCGGCAACTGCTACGTGCACGGCGAGGGTTACCTGCCGCGTCCCGAACTCGTCGGCTCCATGCGCCACGACGGCTTCGACGCCTTCGCAGTGGCCGACGACAGGCTGGACTTCACCGAGCGGCTCACCTGGGTCGAGAACGGCGGCGAGGAGTGGGCGCGCGAGCGGCGCGGTGTCGCGCTCCACTCGGTGGACGCCGCGAGCGGAACGTACGCGATCGACTGGTCCATCGAGCTCACCAACACCCGCGGCGAACCACTGGAGTTCGGCTCGCCGACGACCCACGGCCGCGAGATGGCCGGCTACACCGGGCTGCAGTGGCGCGGTCCCCGCGACTTCACCGGCGGCCAGGTGCTCTCTCCCGCCGGGCCGAGCACCGACGAGGAGATGATGGGGCAGCCCGCCGGCGAGCACCCCTGGATCGCTTTCGTCGGCGAACATGACGACGTGGACGCCCACTCGACGCTCGTGTTCGCGCACGCTCCGGGCAACGAGGAGTCCGTGCACGCCTCGCACTGGTTCGTACGCTCCGAGCCGATCCCGAGCGTGGCCTTCTCCTGGGCCTTCTTCGAGGAGTTCGTCCTGCCGCCGGGCGACTCCTTCTCGTACCGCTACCGGATTCTCGTCGCCGACGGCGCCTGGGACGCGGGTGGCATCGAGCGGCGGCTGAAGGCGATCCCATGGTGA
- a CDS encoding cupin, which yields MLDAPLPGGIGLSHITAYDWEAADGVCGGSPHIHLACTEAYVVTGGEGAVQTLTPEGGFTETPLEPGVIAWFTPGTVHRMVNGAGLRVTVLMQNSGLPEAGDAVFTFPQEVLADPEAYAAAAALPAKEGPEADRAARERRDLAVQGFLVLREAVKDGDTGPLHAFHRAAARLVAPKVAAWQPRWRDGALAAAELTGQHLAALADGDASHLSAARARSAEPTRRGGYGMCGRRDEYELPGTTLPYYGE from the coding sequence GTGCTGGACGCGCCACTGCCGGGCGGGATCGGCCTGTCCCACATCACCGCCTACGACTGGGAGGCCGCCGACGGCGTGTGCGGCGGCAGCCCCCACATCCACCTCGCCTGCACCGAGGCGTACGTCGTCACCGGGGGAGAGGGCGCCGTTCAGACGCTCACCCCCGAGGGCGGCTTCACCGAGACTCCGCTGGAGCCCGGCGTCATCGCATGGTTCACACCGGGCACCGTGCACCGGATGGTGAACGGCGCCGGGCTGCGGGTGACCGTGCTGATGCAGAACAGCGGTCTGCCGGAGGCCGGCGACGCGGTGTTCACCTTTCCTCAGGAGGTGCTGGCCGACCCCGAGGCGTACGCCGCCGCGGCCGCGCTGCCCGCGAAGGAGGGGCCCGAAGCCGACCGTGCCGCACGTGAGCGGCGCGATCTCGCCGTGCAGGGCTTCCTGGTCCTGAGAGAAGCGGTGAAGGACGGCGACACCGGGCCCCTGCACGCGTTCCACCGGGCCGCCGCACGCCTCGTCGCCCCCAAGGTGGCTGCCTGGCAGCCGCGTTGGCGGGACGGTGCGCTCGCAGCCGCGGAACTCACCGGGCAGCACCTCGCCGCGCTGGCCGACGGCGACGCCTCCCACCTCTCCGCCGCACGCGCCCGCTCCGCGGAGCCCACGCGGCGCGGCGGCTACGGGATGTGCGGACGCCGCGACGAGTACGAGCTGCCCGGCACCACGCTGCCGTATTACGGCGAATAG
- a CDS encoding LacI family DNA-binding transcriptional regulator, translating to MAVTLADVATRAGVSAATVSRVLSGNYPVAGATRTRVMRAVEELQYVVNGPASALAAATSDLVGVLVNDIADPFFGIIASAVQSEMGAVGQGGGGQKLAVVCNTGGSTESELSYLTHLQRQRAAAVVLTGSGVEDEKHGAALATRLRRLAAGGTRIVLCGRPPLAPEQQDTHQGPEREQPRPPQENGRDGEGRADSGDGIVTLAFDNRGGSRRLTEHLLSLGHRSIGYVTGPSDRTTTRDRLEGHRLAIRARAPELLADAEQFTVHGGAYDRSSGYDGALELLRRVPGLTAVLAANDTVALGVCAALRDQGLRIPEDVSVAGFDDLPFSADASPTLTTVRIPLHDAGARAGRLALGRETPPPGGVATVRTELMARGSTAPPPGPRG from the coding sequence ATGGCAGTGACTCTGGCCGATGTGGCGACGCGAGCAGGGGTCTCCGCAGCGACCGTCTCGCGCGTGCTGAGCGGCAACTACCCTGTCGCGGGCGCCACCCGCACAAGGGTCATGCGCGCGGTCGAGGAGCTGCAGTACGTCGTCAACGGTCCCGCGAGCGCACTCGCCGCGGCCACTTCCGACCTGGTCGGCGTCCTGGTCAACGACATCGCGGACCCGTTCTTCGGCATCATCGCCAGCGCCGTGCAGAGCGAGATGGGCGCCGTGGGGCAGGGCGGCGGCGGCCAGAAACTCGCCGTCGTCTGCAACACCGGCGGCTCGACGGAGAGCGAGCTGAGCTATCTCACACACCTTCAGCGCCAGCGCGCGGCCGCCGTCGTCCTGACGGGCAGCGGCGTGGAGGACGAGAAGCACGGCGCTGCGCTCGCGACCCGGCTGCGCCGCCTCGCCGCCGGAGGCACGCGCATCGTGCTGTGCGGCCGGCCCCCTCTCGCGCCGGAGCAGCAGGACACGCACCAAGGCCCCGAACGGGAGCAGCCGAGGCCGCCCCAGGAGAACGGACGGGACGGAGAGGGCCGCGCGGACAGCGGGGACGGCATAGTCACGCTCGCCTTCGACAACCGGGGCGGCAGCCGCCGCCTCACCGAACATCTCCTGTCGCTCGGCCACCGCAGCATCGGCTACGTGACCGGCCCGTCCGACCGCACCACCACCCGTGACCGCCTGGAGGGCCACCGCCTCGCCATACGGGCCAGAGCCCCCGAACTCCTCGCCGACGCCGAGCAGTTCACCGTGCACGGCGGCGCCTACGACCGCTCCTCCGGCTACGACGGCGCCCTCGAGCTGCTGCGCCGCGTGCCCGGCCTGACGGCCGTCCTCGCCGCGAACGACACCGTCGCGCTCGGCGTCTGCGCCGCGCTGCGCGACCAGGGGCTGCGCATCCCCGAAGACGTCTCCGTCGCGGGCTTCGACGATCTCCCCTTCAGCGCCGACGCCTCGCCGACCCTCACGACCGTCCGCATCCCCCTGCACGACGCGGGCGCGCGCGCCGGACGGCTCGCCCTCGGCCGCGAGACTCCGCCACCCGGCGGTGTCGCCACCGTACGGACCGAGCTCATGGCGCGCGGCTCGACGGCTCCTCCACCCGGGCCCCGCGGCTGA
- a CDS encoding Gfo/Idh/MocA family protein — protein sequence MAFEKTPVRAAVVGTGGIITGAHLTALRAHASRVRLVGAVDVDESRLADFLAEAGDGVSGYPGMTEMLAAEEPDLVLIGTPPSPHAEQARAALRSGAWVLCEKPLCLSLAEYDAIAAEEGPSVNGAGGDGGAGASSEPGGPDARGGPYASVVFQHRYGSGAVHARELLRSGGLGSPLVAHCQTTWHRDTEYYSVPWRGRWATEGGGPTMGHGIHQMDLLLHLLGEWSEIRAMAGRLVHDVESEDVSTALVRFENGAMATVVNSVLSPDEVSRIRIDCTDATVELTHLYGYGNDDWAYTPAPHARGLPERTSHWRTPAADVPSSHAAQLGCFLDAMEKGERPPGSGPDARRTLEFLAALYKSAFTAQPVHQGEITPQDPFYKAMHGEHPDWAPKEH from the coding sequence ATGGCGTTCGAGAAGACTCCGGTACGCGCCGCAGTCGTCGGCACCGGCGGCATCATCACCGGTGCTCATCTGACCGCGCTGCGGGCACACGCCTCACGCGTGCGCCTCGTGGGCGCGGTCGACGTCGACGAGAGCCGTCTCGCTGACTTCCTCGCTGAGGCCGGGGACGGCGTGAGCGGATATCCGGGCATGACGGAGATGCTCGCGGCGGAGGAACCGGACCTGGTGCTGATCGGGACGCCTCCCTCCCCCCACGCCGAACAGGCCCGCGCGGCACTGCGGTCCGGCGCGTGGGTCCTGTGCGAGAAGCCGCTGTGCCTCTCGCTCGCCGAGTACGACGCCATCGCGGCGGAGGAAGGGCCCTCGGTGAACGGAGCCGGGGGCGACGGCGGAGCCGGCGCCTCGTCAGAGCCGGGCGGCCCGGACGCCCGCGGCGGTCCGTACGCCTCCGTCGTCTTCCAGCACCGCTACGGCTCCGGAGCGGTACACGCCCGCGAGCTCCTGCGCTCGGGCGGTCTCGGATCACCCCTGGTGGCCCACTGCCAGACCACCTGGCACCGGGACACGGAGTACTACTCCGTTCCGTGGCGCGGACGTTGGGCCACGGAGGGCGGCGGGCCGACCATGGGCCACGGCATCCACCAGATGGACCTGCTGCTGCATCTCCTCGGCGAGTGGAGCGAGATACGCGCCATGGCGGGACGTCTCGTGCACGACGTGGAGAGCGAGGACGTCTCGACCGCCCTCGTCCGCTTCGAGAACGGCGCCATGGCGACCGTCGTCAACAGCGTGCTCAGCCCCGACGAGGTCAGCCGGATACGCATCGACTGCACCGACGCCACCGTCGAGTTGACGCACCTGTACGGGTACGGCAACGACGACTGGGCCTACACCCCCGCCCCCCACGCCCGCGGCCTTCCCGAGCGCACCTCCCACTGGCGCACCCCCGCGGCCGACGTGCCCAGTTCGCACGCGGCCCAGCTCGGCTGCTTCCTCGACGCCATGGAGAAGGGCGAACGGCCCCCGGGCAGCGGCCCCGACGCCCGCCGCACGCTCGAATTCCTCGCCGCGCTCTACAAGTCGGCGTTCACGGCTCAGCCTGTGCACCAGGGTGAAATCACACCGCAGGACCCCTTCTACAAGGCCATGCACGGCGAACACCCGGACTGGGCACCGAAGGAGCACTGA